In Gimesia panareensis, the genomic window CGTCACTCCCACCAGCACCCCGGTAATCAGCGAGATGATCAGCTTGGTGGAAATATAGCTGCGGATCTTCTTTTCGATTTCGAAATAGATCACGTTTTTAACCACCGCTTGAGGATTGCGGCCGGCCAGCAGAAAGATCACAAAGATCGCCACAAAGAACGACGTCGTGGTGAAGTTGAGTGCCGTCTGCATCGTACTGAAGGCGATCGACTTTAAAGCATCTTTCATATATCTGGTCGTCAGTTGCTTCATCTCATTCAGGTCGACGCCGACTTTCTGAAACCAGCCCACGGGAGGCTTCTGCGCTTCCACGGGGGTCTGAGGCGTTTCTACCGGGGCAGGGGATTCTGCTTCCTCGGACTTGGACTCGGCCTGTTCTTTTTGCTTCGGTTCGGTCACCTCCTGAACCGTGCTGAATGTCGAGTTGATAAAAATGCCCAGCTTCTCGCTGTACTCCGTCTCCGCTTTGGCGATCACCTGCTGTGTGGAATAGATCAGGATCAGACAGAGCAGCAGCCCGATCGAAAGCACCAGCAGCAGCGTCGCTGAGATCGCAACGATGTGCGGCATTTTCCACTTCAGGACCAGCAGGTCGACCAGCGGCGTAACGATCGTCACGATGAAGATTGCGATCACGAACGGAATCAGGACGGCTTTGGTAATATAAAACACGAAGGCCAGAGCGATGATGGCCAGCAGCATCAGGCTACCTGTGATTACCTTGGCCTGTTCATCCGAGGGTTGCAGTGAGTTCGTCATGGCGGAAGCCCTTTACGGATTGGTGCATTGAGATCCGAAATGTCAGGAGAATACGCACAGAGGCCGTGCGCGGAATCCTGCATGGTATGCGCACCATACTGAGAAACCCAGACATTGCAAAGAGAAAAAGCGGCGTCAGCGACTGATTTGTCGCATGTATTTCAGGAATTCCTGATCGAGGCGGGCCAGATCTTCGCCGAACACCGACTGAAATGCCTGCAGCCGTTCTTCAGGAGTCGCCCAGATCAGCGGCTTGCGGGCGGCGATCAGACTCAGGTATTCCTCATACTGCTTGCGGTGGGTCTTGATCAGGAAGTAGGAAAAGGCCCAGGCTTCGGCGTAGGTATCCAGCACTGTCTCCGCATCCTGAAACCGCGCATCGGAGGAGATCAGTGTCTGCAGCGAATCGGCTTTTCTGCGGGAACGCGCATAATCCACGAACTGCCTGAGCCGCCAGGGATTGGGCCGGCCCACCGTTCGCCAGCCGGTCTTGCTCCGCAGATCGGGTGTCTCAAAATACGTCGCCATCCCTTCGGTCAGCCAGAGCGGATTGTCGGCGAAGCGGGTATGCAGGCCGACATTGAAGGCGATCTGATGCGTGCATTCATGAATCACCGTCGCAATGTTAAAGGGCGATTTGCGTAATTTCCTCAGGATGTCGGCATCGTTATACGCGGGCCGCTCACCCGGCGCTGCGGTCAAGTCGTAGAGCACCATCCGGTTGGACTGGATCGAATAAAAACCGTGCGTGGCGGCAGCGCCTTCTCCCAGGATCTGACTGGCATACGCTTCGAACGCGGCGCGGTCTTTAAAAATCACCGCGATCAGGGGGACCTCCGGTTCATGCAGAGGCAGTTCTTTGCTGTCCCAGTGATTGTGCAGCACCTTATACAGCCGCTCAAACAGATAGCCGCACCACTGGGAATAACGTTTCCCCGCCTGGCTGCAGATCGTGAAGTGCTTCGTCTGCGTCACTTCGAAGTCCGCGCCATATTCACGCTGCAACGCCGCCGTCAGCTCCGCTTTCCCCAGCGGAGTGAACGGTTCGTCCAATTTTCGCTTCTGCTTCAACTGTTCCGGGGTGGCAGTCAGCAATCGTCCGTCGCGGCTCAGCATCACCACGCCGCCGTCACGGGCCTCCACGATCTGCGCTGCCTGCAGTGTCTGTTCCTGCTGCTGTGCGTCCAGAAAGGTGAATTCATACAGCGGCAGCGCGGGCTCTGACTTCGCCTGTGCGCGCGAGGGAGATTGTGCGGGCAGCGGGGCGGCCAGCAGCAGACCGCTGCAAAGCAGCACCAGCCATGTCGTGACTCTGCCGGCAACCTGTTGCTGAAAGGAATCGGTTCTTGAATCTCTCCAGACCATGCATGGACTTTCTGCGCAGAAGTGAACGTTACTTCCAGAATAGAGGGGAGAGGAACCGAAGTCGATCCCTATTTTTTCGCCAGCTTGTCTTTTCCGTCCGGATCCGTGATGGTCAGATAAATCACATTGGATGCGTAGTTGGTCGTGATGGAGAACGTAATCCCCACGCGGGCCATCGCGGCAAAAGGAAATCGCTTGATGGGTTTCGCTTTATCAGAGGCTTCAATGATCAGCGTTCCTTCCAGCGTCTTTCCAGCCAGGCGGGTTTTGCTCTTCTTCGAGAGGGTCACTCCCGGAGGCAACTGCTGACCGAACTTGGAATTGAAATACTCGAACGCGGTCGCCAGGACCACAGGGTCCTTGTAGGCTTCGCTGCGTTTGATCGTGACTTTGATCTCGGCCGATTCGCCCGGCTTCAGCGTGATCTCACTGGGTGTCGCTTTGACTTCCAGCAGGTCGAGCGGCTTGGTGACTCCGACGATCGACGTGTTGATCGGCCAGCGGGCCTGTCCTCCACCGCCCGATTGAATCTCACAGGTGATGCGTCCGTAACGGACAATTTCCTGTTCTTTCCCATCCGGACCGGGAACTTTGGCTTTGCCGGAAATTTTCACCAGTGACGCGTTGATCGGAGCGTCCTTGGAAGCTTTCAGAATCAGTCCACAGTCATTCACGCCGGGGGGCAGCGTGACCGGTTCAAGGCTGACCCCTTCCGGCAGCCCTTCGATATTCAATTCAATGGGACCGTCAAATTCATTCAGCCGTTTCACGCGGGCAAACCACATCATGTTGGTGCCCGGAGCGATCTGGGCGTAATAATATTCTCCATGTACTTCGAACTCAGGACCACTCAGTTCAGCCGACAGGTGATAGGCAAAACGCTCTCCACCCCGGTCGTGCAGGTCGCGAACGGTCACATAGTATTCCCCATCCGCGGGCGCCTTGAAGTAGAAATTCGCATCTTTGGTCGACAGACCATCGTCGGCTTCGGTATTCGCACCCCCGTTGACATAGATCCGCTGCGGTTTGGCTTTGCCGTCGAGCACTTCCATGACACAGTCCAGCGGCAGATCGATGCGGTTGGCCATCAGATCGAAGGAGTAGTACTGATCCTTCTTCGCTTTGAACGAGTAATAGTGCGTCTGTTCGGCTTCCGTCAGCTGACCGCTCACACCGACCGGCAGTGTTAAGGGAAACGCTTTCTCCATGCTCGTGTTGGTATTGGGAGCAGCCACCTGAGGATTGTCGCTGATCAGCGTCCAGACGGCGTTGGTTTTTCCTGCGGGAGTCGTGAAAGTCCGTTGTGCCCAGCCGGTCTCTTTGGTATCCGCAGCAGAGAACGTGGCTTTTTCGTGACCTTTCAAAGCGAAGCCGTGCAGGTTGACGTCTGCCGTCTTCCCTTTCTGAACGGCCATCGGCATCGTGTAATTCACAAACGGGGTGTCGCTGACTTCGATGCAATACGCGTATTTTCCCGTTCCCACATAGCGGGCATCACGGATTTCAAAAACGTATTCCCCATCGGCGGGAAGTTTAAAGGTAATCAGCGAATCCGATTTAATGTAGTTGTCGTTCTGGGCGACAATCTGCTTCTGAGGACCATACAGGGTCAGAATCGAATCCATCAGATACACGCCCGAAGTCTGCATCGTGTGAATCGCTTCGGTTACGCGCTGGGCATAGACCTGAATCGTGACTTCCTGACCCTTCTTCCCTTTGAATTTATAGCAGTCCAGATCCTCTGATTTTTCCACGATACCACACACGGTGGAAGGCACAGTCACTTCCTGGGCCGTGTCGTAAGTGTTGTTATCTTTCTTTTCGACTTCTTCAATCACCGGATAGGGAGTCACCAGCAGATGCGAAACGCTGGAGACGGCCTGATCGGTCGCCACGCGGCACTCATAGACCCGCGTGGGCTGATCCTGGGGCACTTCGATATCGAATGAAAACGGCGTTCCGACAGATCCCCGCCCCCGACGCGGCGCTGCTTTGGGTTTCGGCTCGGTGAAAGTCATCTTGATGCCGGGCTGGTCGAAAAAGACAGAATGCGTTCCATCCAGGGTATAGCTGGTATGCAGCTGAATCTGGCGTTTGTCCCCCTGTTGAACCGCCGCCGGTTTGAAAGCAACCAACTGGCGGAAACCGATTTTGGAGGGGGCGTCTTTCTTTTCATCGGCTGCCTGCAAGTGGGGCAGGGCGGAGACGAACAGACTGAGAGTCAACAACGAAAAAGCGAGACAGCGCATTACCATGATCCTGAATAAACTCAATGGATTGCCTGAAAACAGGGATGCCCCTTTGGACCGGACGTCCACAGGGGCGATCACCGCTATATGAGTGAGGAAGGAGTACCCGAAATTACCCCATCAGTTCCGGAATGGGTTGTCCTTCATTGATAATCAGCGGACGCCCATCTTCGGGAGAGATAAAGTAATGATCGAGTTGAACACCCAGTTTTGTGTAAATCGACGCAGCCACATCCTGCGGATAGTATTCCTTACCAACCGGACGGGAACCAGTATCGTCGGTAGCTCCCACCACCTGACCGGCGGGAGTCCCCGCGCCTGTCATCATCATGGTGGAGGCAGTCGACCAGTGGTCACGACCGGCGGCTGAGTTGATCACCGGGGTCCGGCCAAAGTCGGTCAGCCAGACAACCAGGGTATTGTCCAGCATGCCCCGCTGCTTCAGGTCGAGTACCAGCGAGGTGACTCCCTGGTCAAACGGAGGCAGCAATCGCTGCAGACCTTTGAAGTTATTGGTATGGGTATCCCAGCCACCGCTGCTGACCGTCACAAAACGGGAGCCGGCTTCAATCAGACGGCGGGCCAGCAGGCAGCTTTGTCCCAGGTTATGCCGACCGTATTCGTCGCGGGTCTTATCCGATTCCTGGCTGAGGTCGAACGCCTTCTGTGTATCGGCCGAGGTGATCATGCTGAACGCGTTCTGATAATGGGCATCAGAAGCTTCAAACGCATTCTGGTTCTCATCAGCCTGACGCTGCAGCGTATCGATGGCAGCCAGAGCCTGCTGGCGTCGTTTCAGACGATCAATGGAAATTCCCGAGGGGGGTGAAATATCCCGTACGGAAAAGTTCTTGGCGTTCGGATCACCGGGAATTTCAAAGGGATTGTACTGCATCCCCAGATAACCACCCAGACCACCGTTAAAACGACGGTCCACGTTCGTTCCGATTTGAATGTGAGGCGGAATGTTGGTTTTGAAACCTTTGGTCTTTGCAATCACCGCACCATAACACGGGTAAGTCACCGAAGGGTTAAACTTGTGCCCCGACAACATGAACGCATCTGCGGTTGAGTGTGAACCGTTCTTCGGGTTCAGATTCCGCATGATGGTGAATTCTTTCGCGTGTTTCGCGAACAGGGGGACCTGGTCGGTAAACTGAAAGCCGGGCAGTGCGGTGCTGATGGCAGAAAAATCGCCGCGCACATCGGCAGAAGCGTTCGGCTTGGGATCGAACGTATCATGATGACTGGTACCGCCACGGGTCCAGATCAGAATGCAGTTGGTATCGTTAGCAGGATCTGCCAGTGCACCAGACTCACCCTGGGAAGCATGCGCCTGACCACGCAGGACGGAATCCAGCGTGATTCCCAAAGCACTCAGCGCACCAACTTCCAATAGAAATTGACGACGGCTTCCGGTTTCACAATTAGAAACCTTCTGTGGGAAAAGCTTCAGCATCAGAAACTCCTTTTGTGGCAGGACCCTGCAGGGCAGGGGATGAGGTTCGGAGGGAATAAAATTGTCGGCGTTATCAATTTGGCAAGATAACTAATATAATTGTAACCGTTTATGTAAGGCAGGCAAATATAAAATCGGTTTCCTTATGGGAATTTTATAAGTCGGAAATCGGCTTTCAAAAATTTCACTCCTTGATTGACTTAAAATATAGCGATAAAATAGAGGATGCAGCAGGGTTCTGCGCAGTGACCACTGAACGTAAACCCAGAACCCGTTGTTCCCACCAAAGCAGAAAATCTATCGAAATCGCAGAGTTTTTTTTGCAATTTCTTAGTTTTTTAGTATATTTAAGTATAAATGGCTTCTTATGTTAAGCCACGATATTCCCACCTGACACCACACTCAACCTGCCAGACCCGCCTGTGCCCTGCACTGACGACAGCTGTTGCCTGAGACACCTGTCAGCAATGAAGAACTTTCTTCAAAACAGCTGACGGCAAGCAAAAGCGAGTTGATCTCATGATGAACTGGAAGACTCACGTGAAGAAAAAATTGATGTTCCACCGACTGCTGGTTGTTACGACATTTTTGCTCGGGAGCTTTGCGCTGAATGCCTCCCGCGCGGCTGAGTCCGGATTCCATGTGGCACCGGAACAGATCGAACTTTCCGGTCTGCTGGATTATTTCCAGATCCAGGCCTCGGTACTGGCAGACAAAAAAATTGTCCGCGATCTGACCCATGAAGTCAGCTACACCAGCCTGACCCCCGCCATTCTGGAAGTGAATGCGGAAGGTCTCGTGCGGCCCTTACGCACTGGCCAGGGAAAGATCCAGGTCACACATGGTAAAGACAAACGTGTGATCGATGTCGTGGTGAAATCGCGGGCCAGCGGCAAGAACGTCAGCTTCGTCAAAGATGTCGTCCCGGTCCTCAACAAAGGGGGCTGCAGCCTGGGAGGCTGCCATGCTTCGCAGTTCGGTAAAGGGGGCTTTAAACTCTCACTCTTTGGTTTTGCTCCGGAGCAGGATTACCCCGCGATTGCCCGCGACGACCGCCAGCGGCGCGTTTCGATCCTGCAGCCGAAAGAGAGTCTGATTCTGCAGAAAGCCTCGATGGGCATGGCTCACGGGGGTGGACGCCGTTTTGCAAAAGACTCTTATGAATACCACATCCTGGAAACCTGGATCGCAGAAGCCGTCACGGAAATCGACGACAAGGAACCCAAAGTGGTCGGCATGCAGCTGACTCCGATGTCCCGCCGTTACAAAAAAGGAGATATTCAGCAGCTGCGCGTGATCGCCGAATACAGTGATGGTTCCAAACAGGACGTCACTGCCCTGGCACAGTATGACAGCCTGATCGAAAACATCGCCACCGTGACACCGCGCGGCAAAATTGAAATCAAGGGGCCGGGTCAGACCGCGATCATGGTCCGCTTCATGGGGCAGGCGAAAATTTCGACGGTCATCTCCCCCTACAAAGACAAGGTCAACCTGGCCGATTTCAAACCCAACAACTTTATCGACGAACAGATCAAACAGCGTTACGCAGAACTGGGGCTGGAGCCTTCTCCGCTCTGTTCGGACGAAGTCTTCATTCGACGTGCCTTCATGGATTGCATCGGCACCCTGCCCACACCGGAAAAAGTCAAAGCCTTCCTGGCTTCCAAGGATCCCAACAAACGCAGTTACCTGATTGACGAACTGCTGGGCCTGACCGGTGATCCGGAGCGTGATGTCTACGTCGAGGCCTGGAGTGCCAACTGGGGCATGAAGTGGGGCGATCTGCTCCGCATCAACCGCAATAAAATCGGCGATGGCGGTATGTGGGCCTTTTCCAACTGGGTTCGCCAGTCCCTGCGGGAAAACAAACCGGTCAATGAATTCGTCAGCGAGATCATTACCGCCCAGGGATCCATTTATAAGAACGGTCCGGCCAACTACTTTAAGATCGCTTCCAAACCGGAAGACCTCGCGGAAGCAACGTCCCAGATCTTCCTGGGCGTCCGTCTGCAGTGTGCCAAGTGCCACCACCATCCCTTTGAAGTTTACAGCCAGAAAGACTACTACAGCCTGGCCGCCTTCTTCACCCGCGTCGGTAACAAGAGTAGTGTTGAATTCGGTGCGCTGGGACAGGATACGATCATCAAGGTCAAAAACAGCGGTTCCATCCGTCATCCGCGGACCCGCAAGACCATGGAACCCACCCCGCTGATGGGTGAGCCGGTTGAGTCGTCAGAGTTTCGCGACTTACGCCGCCCGCTGGCACGCTGGATCACCTCACCGGAAAATGAACTGTTCTCCAAGAACATCGTCAACCGCTTCTGGTCGTACTACATGGGCACCGGCTTCGTGGAACCGATCGACGACATGCGGGAGACCAACCCGGCTTCCAACCCGGAACTGCTGAATGCGTTGTCCGATCATTTTGTGAAGTCGGGCTATGACCTGAAAGAACTGATGCGGGTCATCATGAATTCCCGTGCCTATCAGCTGGCTTCAGAACCGCTGCCGGAAAACGTCGCCAAGACCCGGTTTTACACCCACTACAACGTGAAACGCCTCTCAGCCGAGGTCATGCT contains:
- a CDS encoding PPC domain-containing protein, producing the protein MRCLAFSLLTLSLFVSALPHLQAADEKKDAPSKIGFRQLVAFKPAAVQQGDKRQIQLHTSYTLDGTHSVFFDQPGIKMTFTEPKPKAAPRRGRGSVGTPFSFDIEVPQDQPTRVYECRVATDQAVSSVSHLLVTPYPVIEEVEKKDNNTYDTAQEVTVPSTVCGIVEKSEDLDCYKFKGKKGQEVTIQVYAQRVTEAIHTMQTSGVYLMDSILTLYGPQKQIVAQNDNYIKSDSLITFKLPADGEYVFEIRDARYVGTGKYAYCIEVSDTPFVNYTMPMAVQKGKTADVNLHGFALKGHEKATFSAADTKETGWAQRTFTTPAGKTNAVWTLISDNPQVAAPNTNTSMEKAFPLTLPVGVSGQLTEAEQTHYYSFKAKKDQYYSFDLMANRIDLPLDCVMEVLDGKAKPQRIYVNGGANTEADDGLSTKDANFYFKAPADGEYYVTVRDLHDRGGERFAYHLSAELSGPEFEVHGEYYYAQIAPGTNMMWFARVKRLNEFDGPIELNIEGLPEGVSLEPVTLPPGVNDCGLILKASKDAPINASLVKISGKAKVPGPDGKEQEIVRYGRITCEIQSGGGGQARWPINTSIVGVTKPLDLLEVKATPSEITLKPGESAEIKVTIKRSEAYKDPVVLATAFEYFNSKFGQQLPPGVTLSKKSKTRLAGKTLEGTLIIEASDKAKPIKRFPFAAMARVGITFSITTNYASNVIYLTITDPDGKDKLAKK
- a CDS encoding DUF1501 domain-containing protein yields the protein MLKLFPQKVSNCETGSRRQFLLEVGALSALGITLDSVLRGQAHASQGESGALADPANDTNCILIWTRGGTSHHDTFDPKPNASADVRGDFSAISTALPGFQFTDQVPLFAKHAKEFTIMRNLNPKNGSHSTADAFMLSGHKFNPSVTYPCYGAVIAKTKGFKTNIPPHIQIGTNVDRRFNGGLGGYLGMQYNPFEIPGDPNAKNFSVRDISPPSGISIDRLKRRQQALAAIDTLQRQADENQNAFEASDAHYQNAFSMITSADTQKAFDLSQESDKTRDEYGRHNLGQSCLLARRLIEAGSRFVTVSSGGWDTHTNNFKGLQRLLPPFDQGVTSLVLDLKQRGMLDNTLVVWLTDFGRTPVINSAAGRDHWSTASTMMMTGAGTPAGQVVGATDDTGSRPVGKEYYPQDVAASIYTKLGVQLDHYFISPEDGRPLIINEGQPIPELMG
- a CDS encoding DUF1549 and DUF1553 domain-containing protein, producing the protein MFHRLLVVTTFLLGSFALNASRAAESGFHVAPEQIELSGLLDYFQIQASVLADKKIVRDLTHEVSYTSLTPAILEVNAEGLVRPLRTGQGKIQVTHGKDKRVIDVVVKSRASGKNVSFVKDVVPVLNKGGCSLGGCHASQFGKGGFKLSLFGFAPEQDYPAIARDDRQRRVSILQPKESLILQKASMGMAHGGGRRFAKDSYEYHILETWIAEAVTEIDDKEPKVVGMQLTPMSRRYKKGDIQQLRVIAEYSDGSKQDVTALAQYDSLIENIATVTPRGKIEIKGPGQTAIMVRFMGQAKISTVISPYKDKVNLADFKPNNFIDEQIKQRYAELGLEPSPLCSDEVFIRRAFMDCIGTLPTPEKVKAFLASKDPNKRSYLIDELLGLTGDPERDVYVEAWSANWGMKWGDLLRINRNKIGDGGMWAFSNWVRQSLRENKPVNEFVSEIITAQGSIYKNGPANYFKIASKPEDLAEATSQIFLGVRLQCAKCHHHPFEVYSQKDYYSLAAFFTRVGNKSSVEFGALGQDTIIKVKNSGSIRHPRTRKTMEPTPLMGEPVESSEFRDLRRPLARWITSPENELFSKNIVNRFWSYYMGTGFVEPIDDMRETNPASNPELLNALSDHFVKSGYDLKELMRVIMNSRAYQLASEPLPENVAKTRFYTHYNVKRLSAEVMLDALDDITGSQERFRGVPEGTRAIELPDPNYNSYFLDTLGRPKRVITCECERTSQPNLAQVLQVANGQLINTKLAAKTGRIEKLIKAKAADHDVFTEMYLTAFSRYPTKEELAKCDQIVKASKDKREGYQDVLWAISNSREFLFNH
- a CDS encoding AI-2E family transporter; translation: MTNSLQPSDEQAKVITGSLMLLAIIALAFVFYITKAVLIPFVIAIFIVTIVTPLVDLLVLKWKMPHIVAISATLLLVLSIGLLLCLILIYSTQQVIAKAETEYSEKLGIFINSTFSTVQEVTEPKQKEQAESKSEEAESPAPVETPQTPVEAQKPPVGWFQKVGVDLNEMKQLTTRYMKDALKSIAFSTMQTALNFTTTSFFVAIFVIFLLAGRNPQAVVKNVIYFEIEKKIRSYISTKLIISLITGVLVGVTLSLFGLELALVFGILTFLLNFIPSVGSLIATLLPIPVAFAQFSGQPWIIAGVILIPGAIQMAIGNGIEPKIMGEGLQLHPVTVLLALSFWTLLWGPIGAILAVPITAGIRIVLMRFESGQTAGNLLAGILPGESTTVA
- a CDS encoding DUF1570 domain-containing protein; the encoded protein is MVWRDSRTDSFQQQVAGRVTTWLVLLCSGLLLAAPLPAQSPSRAQAKSEPALPLYEFTFLDAQQQEQTLQAAQIVEARDGGVVMLSRDGRLLTATPEQLKQKRKLDEPFTPLGKAELTAALQREYGADFEVTQTKHFTICSQAGKRYSQWCGYLFERLYKVLHNHWDSKELPLHEPEVPLIAVIFKDRAAFEAYASQILGEGAAATHGFYSIQSNRMVLYDLTAAPGERPAYNDADILRKLRKSPFNIATVIHECTHQIAFNVGLHTRFADNPLWLTEGMATYFETPDLRSKTGWRTVGRPNPWRLRQFVDYARSRRKADSLQTLISSDARFQDAETVLDTYAEAWAFSYFLIKTHRKQYEEYLSLIAARKPLIWATPEERLQAFQSVFGEDLARLDQEFLKYMRQISR